The following proteins are co-located in the Paenibacillus sp. FSL H8-0079 genome:
- the dnaJ gene encoding molecular chaperone DnaJ, translating into MAEKRDYYEVLGVSKTANDDEIKKAYRKLARQYHPDVNKAADAEAKFKEVKEAYDVVSDGQKRAQYDQYGHVDPNQGGFGGGGDFGGGGFGDIFDMFFGGGGGGRRDPNAPQRGNDLQYTMTIEFKEAVFGKETDITIPRTEGCDTCHGSGAKPGTKPETCSVCQGSGQQEVVQNTPFGRMVNRRACSNCSGSGQIIKEKCTTCSGSGKVRKQRKIHVRIPAGVDDGAQLRMTGEGEGGLRGGPAGDLYIVIRVKSHDFFEREGDDIYCEIPLTFAQAALGDEVEIPTLTEKVKLKVPAGTQTGTYFRLKGKGVPRLRGMGQGDQHVKVVVVTPSKLNDEQKDLLRQIAALDGEQTHEHEQSFFDRVKRAFRGD; encoded by the coding sequence GTGGCTGAAAAGCGTGATTATTATGAGGTGCTTGGCGTTAGTAAAACGGCTAACGACGATGAGATTAAAAAGGCTTACCGTAAGCTTGCCCGTCAGTATCACCCTGACGTAAACAAGGCTGCTGATGCGGAAGCTAAATTTAAAGAAGTTAAAGAAGCTTATGATGTCGTGAGTGACGGTCAGAAGCGTGCGCAGTATGATCAATATGGTCATGTCGATCCGAATCAAGGTGGATTCGGTGGTGGCGGTGATTTTGGCGGCGGCGGATTTGGCGACATCTTCGACATGTTCTTTGGCGGTGGTGGCGGTGGACGACGTGATCCAAATGCTCCGCAACGGGGGAATGATCTGCAGTACACGATGACGATTGAGTTCAAGGAAGCCGTATTCGGCAAAGAAACCGATATTACGATTCCACGTACCGAAGGCTGTGATACCTGTCATGGCTCAGGTGCCAAACCTGGAACGAAACCGGAAACCTGCTCGGTCTGCCAAGGTAGCGGTCAGCAGGAAGTCGTGCAAAATACACCGTTCGGTCGTATGGTTAATCGTCGTGCATGTTCGAACTGTAGCGGTTCGGGCCAAATTATCAAAGAAAAATGTACTACGTGCAGTGGCAGCGGTAAAGTTCGCAAGCAACGCAAAATCCATGTCCGCATTCCAGCGGGTGTAGATGATGGCGCGCAACTTCGTATGACAGGTGAAGGCGAGGGCGGTCTGCGTGGCGGACCAGCGGGAGATCTGTATATTGTCATTCGCGTGAAATCACATGATTTCTTCGAGCGCGAAGGCGACGATATTTATTGCGAAATCCCACTTACCTTTGCTCAGGCAGCTCTGGGAGATGAAGTTGAAATCCCGACGTTGACCGAGAAAGTGAAGTTGAAAGTACCAGCCGGTACACAAACGGGAACGTATTTCCGTCTCAAAGGCAAAGGTGTACCACGCCTGCGCGGTATGGGGCAAGGGGATCAACATGTGAAAGTGGTTGTAGTTACCCCTAGTAAGCTGAATGACGAGCAGAAAGATCTGCTTCGCCAAATTGCTGCGCTGGATGGAGAGCAAACACATGAGCATGAACAATCCTTCTTTGACAGAGTGAAACGCGCCTTCCGCGGCGACTGA
- a CDS encoding N-acetyltransferase, with protein MSVICRKAVPEDVEPLYEMIKGYAERGIMLPRSREILHRQLEHFVVAEVDGEVVGCGSLCRLGNDLVEVRSLGISEGHKGLGIGSRLLDRLVEEAEKQQIPKVMALTYEVSFFLKNGFAVVEKEIFPEKVWTDCVHCSKQDCCDEIAVLKELNVSA; from the coding sequence ATGTCGGTAATATGCAGAAAAGCCGTGCCGGAAGATGTTGAACCACTGTATGAAATGATTAAGGGCTATGCAGAGCGTGGGATCATGCTTCCGCGATCACGGGAAATACTGCACCGACAGCTGGAGCACTTTGTTGTAGCCGAAGTCGATGGTGAAGTGGTGGGTTGCGGGTCGCTTTGTCGTTTGGGGAATGATTTGGTGGAAGTCAGATCACTCGGTATCTCGGAAGGGCATAAAGGGCTCGGTATTGGCTCCCGATTGCTGGACAGACTGGTAGAAGAAGCCGAGAAACAACAAATTCCTAAGGTTATGGCGTTGACCTATGAAGTATCCTTTTTCCTCAAAAACGGCTTTGCCGTGGTGGAGAAAGAGATTTTCCCCGAGAAAGTATGGACCGACTGTGTTCATTGCAGCAAGCAGGATTGTTGTGATGAGATCGCGGTATTAAAAGAGCTTAACGTTTCGGCCTAA
- the grpE gene encoding nucleotide exchange factor GrpE has protein sequence MLKEEQSFTEEQEVTAAEQEPVNEAGAAEAQAEEIADQEQDELARLKAEAEEQQQRYVRAQADFDNFRRRTQKEKEELAKYASMKLVTELVPVIDNFERAMATVPEGTESESFSKGIQMIFRQLETVMTNEGLTAMESVGQPFNPEFHQAIMQVESDEYEEGIVVEEVQRGYMLKDKVLRPAMVKVSS, from the coding sequence ATCTTGAAAGAGGAGCAATCATTTACAGAAGAACAAGAGGTAACAGCAGCTGAGCAGGAGCCTGTCAATGAAGCTGGCGCTGCAGAAGCGCAAGCTGAAGAGATCGCTGATCAGGAGCAGGATGAGCTTGCACGTCTGAAGGCAGAAGCTGAGGAGCAACAGCAGCGTTATGTCCGTGCACAAGCTGATTTTGACAACTTCCGTCGTCGTACACAGAAGGAAAAAGAGGAATTGGCTAAATACGCTTCGATGAAGCTGGTCACCGAACTGGTACCGGTTATTGATAACTTCGAGCGCGCCATGGCTACTGTACCGGAAGGAACAGAGTCCGAATCTTTCTCCAAAGGCATCCAAATGATTTTCCGTCAATTGGAAACTGTGATGACGAATGAAGGACTGACAGCAATGGAATCGGTAGGACAACCGTTCAATCCTGAATTCCACCAAGCAATTATGCAAGTGGAGAGCGACGAATATGAAGAAGGTATCGTTGTTGAGGAAGTCCAAAGAGGCTACATGCTGAAAGATAAAGTGCTTCGTCCAGCTATGGTTAAAGTCAGCTCATAA
- the prmA gene encoding 50S ribosomal protein L11 methyltransferase, producing MLWHELTIHTTEEAVEMISNFLHEAGAGGVSIEESGTLNKKRDTTYGELYDVPLNDIPEGFAVIKGYFSEGTDMAELQSEVHPRIEELSEFGIDTGEVRYETRTVDEDDWATAWKQYFKPVRVSERLTIKPTWEEYTPESPDEKIIELDPGMAFGTGTHPTTSLCLRTLETVIQGGEEVIDVGTGSGILAIGAIKLGAKHVLALDLDPVAVISARENVELNGLEQQITVKESDLLSVLGSQDPALGVQLPVKVVVANILAEIILLFVDDVYNALESGGTYIVSGIWKNKEQVVHDALVASGFEVSAIHREEDWLAFEARKR from the coding sequence ATGTTATGGCATGAACTAACAATACATACCACAGAAGAAGCTGTGGAGATGATTTCGAATTTTTTACATGAAGCGGGTGCTGGAGGGGTTTCGATTGAAGAGTCCGGTACTTTAAATAAAAAACGGGACACAACGTATGGTGAGTTATACGACGTTCCTTTGAATGATATTCCTGAAGGCTTTGCTGTCATCAAAGGGTACTTTTCCGAAGGTACAGATATGGCTGAATTACAGTCAGAAGTTCATCCGAGAATCGAGGAACTCTCCGAATTCGGAATTGATACAGGTGAGGTTCGTTATGAGACGCGTACAGTCGACGAGGATGACTGGGCAACGGCCTGGAAGCAATATTTCAAGCCGGTACGTGTATCGGAACGTCTGACGATCAAACCAACGTGGGAAGAGTATACGCCAGAAAGTCCGGATGAGAAAATAATTGAGCTTGATCCAGGCATGGCTTTTGGTACAGGAACCCACCCAACGACCTCCCTCTGCTTGCGCACACTGGAAACGGTTATTCAAGGCGGCGAGGAAGTTATTGACGTAGGTACAGGTTCGGGTATTTTGGCTATCGGAGCTATAAAACTTGGGGCAAAACATGTACTGGCGCTGGATCTTGATCCGGTTGCAGTAATCAGCGCCAGGGAGAATGTGGAACTGAATGGGCTGGAGCAACAAATTACGGTTAAAGAGAGTGATCTGTTGTCCGTCCTTGGGAGTCAGGACCCTGCGCTTGGTGTGCAACTGCCAGTTAAGGTTGTCGTGGCGAACATTCTGGCTGAGATCATTTTGTTGTTCGTAGACGATGTCTATAATGCGCTTGAGTCGGGTGGCACCTATATTGTATCAGGCATTTGGAAGAACAAAGAGCAGGTTGTACATGATGCACTGGTAGCCTCCGGGTTTGAAGTGAGTGCGATCCACCGTGAAGAAGACTGGCTGGCGTTTGAAGCCAGAAAGAGGTAA
- the hemW gene encoding radical SAM family heme chaperone HemW, protein MTLAAHSRKTGAPQAVYLHIPFCTNKCFYCDFNSYVLKDQPVMQYLEALEREMEHTVKANPPGEIKTIFVGGGTPTALKPDEMAVFLRSVKTYFPNWADDIEFSMEANPGTTDAEKLAAMKEGGVNRVSFGVQAFQNDLLTGIGRIHNTDDVYRSLENARKAGLNNLSIDLMFGLPNQTVEMLNESIDKALELDLPHYSIYSLKVEENTLFHTLYQKNQLPLPHEDDELEMYLLLMRRMKEAGYGQYEISNFAKPGFESRHNITYWRNEDYYGLGAGAHGYVGRERHMNIKGINPYVEASRAGLPRLDHFEIARPEAMEDYLMVGLRMLEGASASRFSEQFGESMEEVFAKPLGKMLNAGLLERTADGFRLSEQGILFGNDVFAEFIGSISLNS, encoded by the coding sequence ATGACATTGGCAGCACACAGCCGGAAGACAGGTGCGCCCCAAGCGGTGTATCTTCACATTCCCTTTTGCACGAATAAATGTTTTTATTGCGACTTTAACTCCTACGTTCTGAAAGATCAGCCCGTGATGCAATATCTCGAAGCGCTGGAACGGGAGATGGAACATACAGTTAAGGCCAATCCACCGGGTGAGATCAAGACCATATTTGTAGGTGGCGGTACGCCAACAGCTCTGAAACCAGATGAGATGGCAGTGTTTCTTCGTTCCGTGAAGACGTATTTCCCAAATTGGGCGGACGACATTGAATTTTCGATGGAAGCCAACCCGGGAACAACGGATGCGGAGAAGCTCGCTGCCATGAAAGAAGGCGGCGTCAATCGCGTCAGTTTTGGCGTGCAGGCTTTCCAGAATGATCTGCTGACAGGCATTGGTCGTATTCATAATACGGATGATGTATATCGTAGTCTGGAGAATGCTCGCAAAGCAGGCTTGAATAACCTGTCCATTGACCTGATGTTCGGGTTGCCGAATCAGACCGTTGAAATGTTGAATGAGAGCATCGACAAAGCGCTGGAACTGGATCTGCCGCATTACTCCATCTACAGCCTGAAAGTAGAAGAGAATACGCTTTTCCATACACTGTATCAGAAGAACCAGTTACCTCTTCCTCATGAAGATGACGAGCTCGAGATGTATCTTCTATTAATGAGACGTATGAAAGAAGCGGGCTATGGACAATACGAGATCAGTAACTTTGCCAAGCCAGGCTTCGAGAGTCGTCACAATATTACCTACTGGCGTAATGAGGACTACTATGGTCTGGGTGCAGGTGCACATGGATATGTAGGCCGCGAACGGCATATGAATATTAAAGGTATAAATCCTTATGTTGAAGCTTCGCGAGCAGGACTGCCTCGTCTGGATCATTTCGAGATCGCTCGGCCGGAGGCCATGGAAGATTATCTGATGGTTGGACTGAGAATGTTGGAGGGAGCTTCGGCCTCACGGTTTAGCGAACAGTTCGGAGAGTCCATGGAAGAAGTGTTTGCGAAGCCTTTGGGCAAAATGCTTAACGCAGGATTGCTTGAGCGCACGGCAGACGGCTTCCGACTGAGCGAGCAGGGTATCCTGTTCGGAAATGACGTTTTTGCGGAGTTTATCGGGTCCATATCGCTGAATTCGTAG
- a CDS encoding RsmE family RNA methyltransferase — translation MQRYFVSAEQFNEHAVIITGDDARHIGKVMRGKPGDKLIVSDGNSREALVEIETIEAGQVTANIVEPLVMDHEARIRVTVAQSLPKGDKMETVIQRCTEIGAVSFVPFLSERTIVQYDAKKEGKRLERWRKIAKEAAEQSHRNRIPSVEQPLSWKGLLSSFEGYSLVCYCYEKENGKQLRDALKPFVEQLAPGASAEVLIVVGPEGGFSEKETAEADQAGAVSVGLGKRILRAETAGMAALTCVLYESGEMGGM, via the coding sequence ATGCAGCGATATTTTGTATCTGCAGAACAGTTTAATGAACACGCTGTGATCATCACAGGTGATGATGCACGCCATATCGGCAAGGTTATGCGTGGTAAACCTGGAGATAAACTGATTGTCAGTGACGGAAACTCCAGAGAAGCACTCGTGGAGATTGAGACGATTGAAGCTGGCCAAGTTACGGCCAATATTGTAGAACCTTTGGTTATGGACCATGAAGCGCGGATTCGCGTAACCGTGGCACAGAGTTTGCCCAAAGGCGACAAGATGGAGACCGTTATCCAGAGATGTACTGAGATCGGGGCGGTATCATTTGTACCCTTCCTATCAGAACGTACGATTGTACAATATGATGCCAAGAAAGAAGGCAAACGGTTGGAGCGGTGGCGGAAAATTGCCAAGGAAGCTGCCGAGCAGAGTCACCGGAATCGCATTCCATCCGTCGAGCAGCCACTCTCTTGGAAAGGGCTGTTATCTTCTTTTGAGGGCTATAGCCTGGTATGTTATTGTTATGAGAAAGAAAACGGTAAACAGCTGAGAGATGCGCTGAAACCGTTTGTTGAGCAGCTTGCACCTGGTGCAAGTGCAGAAGTATTGATCGTTGTTGGACCGGAAGGTGGATTTTCTGAGAAGGAGACGGCAGAAGCTGATCAGGCAGGTGCTGTATCTGTTGGACTGGGCAAACGCATTTTGCGTGCTGAGACAGCAGGGATGGCAGCACTAACTTGTGTGCTATATGAATCCGGAGAAATGGGAGGAATGTAA
- the dnaK gene encoding molecular chaperone DnaK: protein MSKVIGIDLGTTNSCVAVMEGGEAVVIPNPEGARTTPSVVGFKKDGERVVGETAKRQAITNPDRTIMSIKRHMGTSHKETIDSKDYSAQEISAIILQKLKSDAEAYLGQTVTQAVITVPAYFNDSQRQATKDAGKIAGLEVLRIVNEPTAAALAYGMEKSEDQTILVYDLGGGTFDVSILELGDGFFEVKATSGDNQLGGDDFDQVIIDYLVSEFKKDQGIDLSKDKAAVQRLKDAAEKAKKELSGVLTTTISLPFITVADGVPQHLELNLSRAKFEEISEGLVERTLEPTRRALSDAGMTANDIDKIVLVGGSTRIPAVQEAIKKLTGKDPHKGVNPDEVVALGAAVQAGVLTGDVKDVVLLDVTPLSLGIETAGGVFTKMIERNTTIPTSKSQVFSTYADNQPSVEIHVLQGEREMAAGNKSLGRFMLGDIPPAPRGVPQIEVSFDIDANGIVNVSATDKGTNKTQKITITSSSGLSDAEVEQMMKDAELHAEEDKKRRELVETKNSADQLIYSVDKTIKDLGEKADAGEVEKANAAKEKLQGVLASDNLEDIKAATEELTEIVQQLSVKLYEQAQAQEQEAQGTEEQQGSAKRDNVVDADYEVVDEDKKQN, encoded by the coding sequence ATGAGCAAAGTAATCGGTATTGACTTAGGAACAACAAACTCATGCGTAGCAGTAATGGAAGGCGGCGAGGCTGTCGTAATTCCAAATCCGGAGGGCGCACGTACAACTCCATCCGTAGTAGGTTTCAAAAAAGATGGAGAGCGCGTTGTCGGTGAAACAGCAAAACGTCAAGCCATCACGAATCCGGATCGTACCATCATGTCGATCAAACGTCACATGGGTACTTCCCACAAGGAAACAATCGATAGCAAAGACTACTCTGCACAAGAGATCTCTGCAATCATCCTGCAAAAATTGAAATCCGATGCTGAAGCTTATCTGGGTCAAACGGTAACTCAAGCAGTTATCACTGTACCAGCTTACTTCAATGACAGTCAGCGTCAAGCGACTAAAGATGCGGGTAAAATTGCAGGTTTGGAAGTTTTGCGTATCGTCAACGAGCCAACAGCAGCAGCTTTGGCATACGGTATGGAGAAATCCGAAGACCAAACGATCCTCGTATATGACTTGGGTGGCGGTACGTTCGACGTATCCATTCTTGAACTGGGTGATGGCTTCTTCGAAGTTAAAGCAACTAGCGGGGACAACCAATTGGGCGGCGATGACTTTGACCAAGTGATCATCGATTACCTCGTAAGTGAATTCAAAAAAGATCAAGGCATTGACTTGAGCAAAGATAAAGCAGCGGTTCAACGTTTGAAAGATGCAGCGGAAAAAGCGAAAAAAGAACTTTCCGGCGTATTGACTACAACGATCTCGTTGCCGTTCATCACGGTTGCTGATGGCGTTCCTCAGCATTTGGAGTTGAACCTGAGCCGTGCGAAATTTGAAGAAATCTCTGAAGGTCTGGTTGAGCGTACGCTTGAACCAACTCGTCGTGCATTGAGCGATGCGGGTATGACAGCTAACGATATCGACAAGATCGTATTGGTTGGTGGTTCTACACGGATTCCTGCAGTACAAGAAGCGATCAAAAAACTGACTGGTAAAGACCCTCACAAAGGCGTTAACCCGGATGAAGTTGTAGCTTTGGGTGCTGCTGTACAAGCGGGCGTACTGACTGGTGATGTGAAAGACGTTGTATTGCTCGACGTAACTCCATTGTCCCTGGGTATCGAAACAGCGGGTGGCGTATTCACGAAAATGATCGAGCGTAACACAACGATCCCTACAAGCAAATCTCAAGTGTTCTCCACATATGCAGACAATCAACCAAGCGTTGAGATTCATGTTCTGCAAGGTGAGCGTGAGATGGCAGCGGGTAACAAATCACTTGGACGTTTCATGTTGGGTGATATTCCGCCAGCTCCACGTGGCGTTCCACAGATCGAAGTTAGCTTCGATATTGATGCCAACGGTATCGTTAACGTATCTGCAACAGATAAAGGTACAAACAAAACTCAAAAAATCACAATCACTTCTTCCAGCGGTTTGAGCGATGCTGAAGTTGAGCAAATGATGAAAGATGCTGAGCTGCACGCTGAAGAAGATAAAAAACGCAGAGAACTCGTTGAAACGAAAAACAGTGCAGATCAACTGATCTACTCTGTTGACAAAACGATCAAAGATCTTGGCGAAAAAGCAGACGCTGGCGAAGTTGAAAAAGCGAATGCTGCCAAAGAAAAACTGCAAGGCGTTCTGGCTTCCGACAACCTGGAGGATATCAAAGCTGCTACAGAAGAACTGACAGAGATCGTTCAACAACTGTCTGTGAAACTGTATGAGCAAGCACAGGCGCAAGAGCAAGAAGCACAAGGTACTGAAGAGCAACAAGGTTCTGCAAAACGTGATAACGTCGTAGACGCTGATTACGAAGTTGTGGACGAAGATAAAAAACAAAACTAA
- a CDS encoding YfhD family protein yields the protein MAEHERPGKILTKTEKMKRLQSAKNEDVEFSAEAADHEDIEALRRSEAADRRQGRELHD from the coding sequence ATGGCAGAACATGAACGTCCAGGCAAGATTCTAACGAAAACGGAAAAGATGAAACGATTGCAGTCCGCGAAAAATGAGGACGTGGAATTCAGCGCTGAAGCTGCGGATCATGAAGATATAGAAGCACTACGCCGCAGTGAAGCGGCTGATCGACGTCAGGGACGGGAGCTTCATGACTGA
- the hrcA gene encoding heat-inducible transcriptional repressor HrcA, translating to MLTERQRMILNAIVDDYIRSAEPVGSRSISKRGDVGYSPATIRNEMADLEDMGFLEQPHTSAGRIPSHKGYRYYVDHLVPWNQVEPQELDDLKSFFAEKLNVMEQVIQHASNILSHMTNYTSILLGPEVFHTSLRHFQLLPLNESEAVAIIVTNTGQVENKTVQIPPEISVAEMENVVRLLNTKLVGVPIYKLKSRLYTELGQEMERHITRYEEVMQVLNSAFDNEHDNRLFLSGATNMLTQPEFKDIEKVKDILDLLEETPTLMKLMMPVPGGSGIQVRIGTENDHEAFANCSLITASYSLDGEALGSIGILGPTRMDYARVIHILNTLSRDLTAMLTHRFK from the coding sequence ATGTTAACAGAGCGTCAACGAATGATTCTGAACGCTATAGTGGATGACTATATCCGTTCAGCTGAGCCCGTAGGGTCCCGGAGCATTTCCAAAAGGGGAGATGTTGGATACAGTCCGGCGACGATCCGTAATGAAATGGCGGACCTTGAAGATATGGGTTTCTTGGAACAACCGCACACATCGGCAGGACGTATTCCATCCCATAAAGGCTATCGATATTATGTCGATCATTTGGTTCCCTGGAATCAGGTGGAGCCTCAAGAGTTGGATGATCTGAAGTCGTTCTTCGCCGAAAAGCTGAACGTCATGGAACAAGTTATTCAGCATGCATCCAATATTTTGTCACATATGACGAATTATACTTCGATCCTGCTTGGACCGGAAGTATTCCATACGTCCCTTCGTCACTTCCAGTTGCTTCCGCTGAACGAGAGTGAAGCTGTAGCAATCATCGTGACCAACACAGGTCAGGTAGAGAATAAGACGGTCCAGATTCCACCAGAAATCTCGGTAGCCGAGATGGAGAATGTGGTTCGCCTGTTAAATACCAAGCTTGTGGGCGTGCCAATTTACAAATTGAAATCCCGTCTCTATACCGAACTTGGGCAAGAGATGGAACGGCATATTACACGTTATGAGGAAGTTATGCAGGTGCTGAATAGTGCCTTTGACAATGAACATGATAATCGTCTGTTCCTCAGTGGTGCCACCAACATGTTGACTCAACCGGAGTTTAAAGATATCGAAAAGGTAAAAGATATTCTTGACCTGCTGGAAGAGACACCAACACTCATGAAATTGATGATGCCCGTGCCGGGTGGATCTGGTATTCAGGTGCGAATAGGCACCGAGAATGATCATGAAGCCTTTGCTAACTGCAGCCTGATTACAGCCTCCTATTCATTGGACGGTGAGGCTTTGGGTTCCATCGGTATTCTGGGACCCACACGGATGGATTACGCACGTGTCATTCATATTTTAAATACACTATCCCGTGATTTGACGGCGATGCTGACGCATCGTTTCAAATAA
- the mtaB gene encoding tRNA (N(6)-L-threonylcarbamoyladenosine(37)-C(2))-methylthiotransferase MtaB — protein MPSVAFYTLGCKVNFYDTEAIWQLFKNEGYDQVDFDEQTADVYLINTCTVTNTGDKKSRQIIRRAIRRNPEAIVAVTGCYAQTSPAEILNIPGVDLVIGTQDRDKILPYVNEIQESRQPVNAVRNIMKTRVFEEMDVPDFADRTRAFLKIQDGCNNFCTFCIIPWSRGLSRSREANSIVQQAHQLVHAGYKEIVLTGIHTGGYGDDMENYDLTDLLWDLDKVEGLERIRISSIEASQIDDRMLDVIKRSDKLVRHFHIPLQAGDDTVLKRMRRKYTTEEFYNKMLRIREAMPDVAITTDIIVGFPGETDEMYRNGYALMRKIGFSEMHVFPYSKRTGTPAARMEDQVHEEVKNARVHELIDLSEQMQLEYAEQFVGQVLDVIPEGEAKGREGSGKLHGYSDNYIQLVFEGTMDMVGKVCRVKVVEAGVNESQATLVRVLEDNLKSAAM, from the coding sequence GTGCCATCCGTGGCGTTTTACACCTTAGGCTGCAAAGTTAATTTCTATGATACAGAGGCGATTTGGCAATTGTTCAAAAACGAAGGATACGATCAAGTGGACTTTGATGAACAGACAGCGGATGTATACTTGATTAATACTTGTACAGTAACCAATACCGGCGACAAAAAGAGCCGTCAAATTATTCGTCGTGCCATTCGGCGCAACCCAGAGGCCATTGTGGCCGTTACAGGCTGTTATGCGCAGACTTCTCCGGCAGAGATTCTGAACATCCCTGGCGTGGATCTGGTTATCGGTACACAGGACCGTGACAAGATTTTGCCATATGTTAATGAAATTCAGGAGTCCCGTCAACCGGTTAACGCGGTGCGTAATATTATGAAAACCCGTGTATTTGAAGAAATGGACGTACCGGATTTTGCTGACCGTACCCGCGCGTTCCTGAAGATTCAGGATGGTTGCAACAACTTCTGTACGTTCTGCATTATTCCGTGGTCTCGTGGTCTCTCACGCAGCCGGGAAGCGAACAGCATTGTTCAACAAGCGCATCAACTCGTACACGCCGGATACAAGGAGATTGTTCTGACTGGTATTCATACAGGTGGGTATGGGGATGACATGGAGAACTACGATCTGACCGATCTGCTGTGGGATTTGGATAAAGTTGAGGGTTTGGAGCGTATTCGAATTAGCTCGATTGAAGCGAGTCAGATCGATGACCGCATGCTCGACGTGATCAAACGTTCGGACAAACTCGTTCGTCACTTCCATATTCCGCTGCAAGCGGGTGATGATACAGTATTGAAACGCATGCGACGCAAATATACGACAGAAGAGTTCTACAACAAGATGCTTCGCATTCGGGAAGCGATGCCAGATGTAGCGATTACGACGGACATTATTGTTGGATTTCCGGGTGAGACGGATGAGATGTACCGTAATGGCTATGCGTTGATGCGGAAAATCGGTTTCTCCGAAATGCACGTATTTCCTTATTCCAAGCGTACGGGTACACCAGCAGCACGAATGGAAGATCAGGTGCACGAAGAGGTCAAAAATGCACGTGTGCATGAACTGATTGACTTGTCCGAGCAGATGCAGCTGGAGTACGCTGAGCAGTTTGTTGGACAGGTACTTGATGTTATTCCCGAAGGTGAAGCCAAAGGCCGCGAGGGAAGTGGCAAGCTACACGGTTATAGCGACAACTATATTCAACTGGTCTTTGAGGGAACGATGGATATGGTCGGTAAAGTGTGCCGAGTCAAAGTGGTTGAAGCTGGTGTCAACGAAAGTCAGGCTACGCTGGTACGTGTGTTGGAAGACAATCTTAAGTCCGCCGCGATGTAA
- a CDS encoding site-2 protease family protein codes for MDFLDRFFRLPIDQLPFFLLTILIAFTVHEFSHAYFANKFGDPTAKLLGRVTLNPVVHFDLLGVLLLVIAGFGWARPVPVNRANFDKPRLMGTIVSVVGPLSNLVLAIIGAIVYGCLFGSGVLGTIENERVVTALMTFLPMFSITNFFLFMFNLIPLPPLDGYRILEDVLPTSLSRKLQGVEQWSIFVFLLILVIPPLQAVTIQPLYVFANNMYMDLVGLIIELYR; via the coding sequence ATGGACTTTCTGGATCGGTTCTTTCGCCTTCCGATTGATCAGTTACCATTCTTCCTGTTGACCATCCTGATCGCATTTACAGTTCACGAATTCTCACATGCGTATTTTGCCAACAAATTTGGTGATCCAACGGCGAAGCTGTTAGGAAGAGTTACGTTGAATCCGGTCGTGCACTTTGATCTGCTCGGTGTGCTACTACTTGTTATTGCAGGCTTCGGTTGGGCGCGTCCGGTTCCTGTAAACCGTGCGAATTTTGACAAACCAAGATTGATGGGGACTATCGTGTCTGTCGTAGGTCCTCTGAGTAATCTGGTGCTCGCCATTATTGGTGCCATTGTGTATGGTTGTCTGTTTGGATCAGGCGTACTGGGCACCATCGAGAATGAGCGGGTGGTTACAGCACTGATGACGTTTTTACCTATGTTCAGCATAACGAACTTTTTCCTATTTATGTTTAATCTAATTCCTCTTCCGCCATTGGATGGTTATCGTATTCTTGAAGATGTATTGCCAACGTCCCTCAGTCGCAAGCTGCAGGGTGTTGAACAATGGTCCATCTTTGTTTTCCTGTTGATTCTAGTTATCCCACCATTGCAGGCTGTAACGATTCAACCGTTATATGTATTTGCAAATAACATGTATATGGATCTGGTAGGTCTGATTATCGAGTTATACCGCTAG